The Aeromicrobium senzhongii genome includes a window with the following:
- a CDS encoding glucose-6-phosphate isomerase, whose translation MTYRLRIHVPQDESVDAAVEGLVEERFASRLFDEDGTLWGPEAESEASIRLSWVTLHESSRALVPDIVALRDDLRSRGITRVVLCGMGGSSLAPEVICAAAGVPLDVLDSSNPDMVRSAIRDLESTVVVVSSKSGGTVETDSQRRIFEQAFTDAGLDPRDHLVIVTDPGSPLDEEATAAGYRVFRADPHVGGRYSALTAFGLVPSGIAGADIATLLDQAGELVPELSANETGNPGLRLGTALGVAAQQGVDKVVLYDHDQHGLGDWIEQLVAESTGKEDTGILPVVAQSPDDPITADEFVAHLGTSEAPDRPWAAGVEASLGAQFMIWEVATAVAGRLLSIDPFDQPDVESAKAAARELLGGNASLPEPDHVGEVADIYGSSAATIEDAISALLEQVGEHDYLALQFYLDRWALAGLESLAPAVSGRISRPVTFGWGPRFLHSTGQYHKGGTPRGVFLQVTADPVQDVPVPGRDFTLGQFIVSQAAGDASVLRDKGRPVLRLHLHDVEAGLAAIKDALA comes from the coding sequence ATGACGTACCGGCTCCGCATCCACGTACCCCAGGACGAGTCGGTCGACGCGGCCGTCGAGGGACTCGTCGAGGAACGCTTCGCCTCCCGGCTCTTCGACGAGGACGGGACCCTGTGGGGTCCCGAGGCCGAGTCGGAGGCCTCGATCCGGCTGTCCTGGGTGACCCTGCACGAGTCCTCGCGGGCCCTCGTGCCGGACATCGTCGCGCTGCGCGACGACCTGCGGTCCCGGGGCATCACCCGTGTCGTGCTGTGCGGCATGGGCGGGTCGTCGCTCGCACCGGAGGTCATCTGTGCGGCCGCGGGGGTTCCGCTCGACGTGTTGGACTCCTCCAACCCGGACATGGTCCGGTCGGCGATCCGCGACCTGGAGTCGACGGTCGTCGTCGTGTCCAGCAAGTCCGGCGGCACGGTCGAGACCGACAGCCAGCGCCGGATCTTCGAGCAGGCCTTCACCGACGCGGGGCTCGACCCCCGTGACCACCTGGTGATCGTGACGGACCCGGGCTCGCCCCTGGACGAGGAGGCGACGGCGGCGGGGTACCGCGTGTTCCGGGCCGACCCTCACGTGGGCGGCCGCTACTCGGCGCTCACCGCGTTCGGGCTCGTCCCCAGCGGCATCGCCGGCGCCGACATCGCGACGCTGCTCGACCAGGCCGGCGAGCTCGTCCCCGAGCTCAGCGCCAATGAGACCGGCAACCCCGGTCTGCGCCTGGGCACCGCGCTCGGCGTCGCCGCCCAGCAGGGCGTCGACAAGGTCGTCCTGTACGACCACGACCAGCACGGGCTCGGCGACTGGATCGAGCAGCTGGTGGCCGAGTCCACGGGCAAGGAGGACACCGGCATCCTGCCGGTCGTCGCCCAGTCCCCCGACGACCCGATCACTGCCGACGAGTTCGTCGCCCACCTCGGCACGAGTGAGGCCCCGGATCGTCCGTGGGCCGCGGGCGTGGAGGCCTCGCTCGGCGCCCAGTTCATGATCTGGGAGGTCGCCACCGCGGTCGCCGGCCGACTGCTGTCGATCGACCCGTTCGACCAACCGGACGTCGAGAGCGCCAAGGCCGCGGCGCGCGAGCTGCTCGGCGGCAACGCCTCGCTGCCCGAGCCGGACCACGTGGGTGAGGTCGCCGACATCTACGGCTCGTCCGCAGCCACGATCGAGGACGCGATCTCCGCGCTGCTCGAGCAGGTGGGCGAGCACGACTACCTCGCGCTGCAGTTCTACCTCGACCGCTGGGCCCTGGCCGGGCTGGAGTCCCTCGCCCCGGCGGTGTCGGGCCGGATCTCGCGACCGGTGACCTTCGGATGGGGCCCGCGGTTCCTGCACTCGACGGGTCAGTACCACAAGGGCGGGACGCCACGCGGCGTCTTCCTGCAGGTGACCGCCGACCCCGTGCAGGACGTGCCCGTGCCGGGGCGCGACTTCACCCTCGGTCAGTTCATCGTCTCCCAGGCCGCCGGCGACGCCAGCGTGCTGCGCGACAAGGGCCGCCCGGTGCTGCGACTGCACCTGCACGACGTCGAGGCGGGTCTGGCCGCGATCAAGGACGCCCTGGCATGA
- the tkt gene encoding transketolase, producing the protein MTHSPHASEPTLDWSELDDRAVNTARLLAADAVQKAGHGHPGTAMSLAPAAYLIYQKLMRHDPADPSWIGRDRFVLSCGHSSLTQYIQLYLAGYPMTLEDLQSLRTWGSQTPGHPEYGHTPGVEVTTGPLGQGVANAVGMAMAARRERGLFDPFAGPGESPFDHDIYAICSDGDLQEGVSAEASSLAGLQQLGNLTVLYDDNKISIEDDTDVAFTEDVALRYEAYGWHVQTVDWTHGGGEYREDVHALADAFAAAKRVTDRPSLIVLRTIIAWPAPNAQNTGASHGSALGADEIKATKKLLGFDPEVDFAVADEVLEHTRQALERGEAAHEEWQTRFDLWVTANGERKALLDRMTRHELPEGWDANLPVYEPSEKGVATRVASGDFLTAAAATLPELWGGSADLAGSNNTTPKDQPSFLPPQNSTKKFTGDWYGRVLHFGIREHAMGSIMNGIALHGPTRPYGGTFLVFSDYMRPAVRLAALQELPVTYVWTHDSIGLGEDGPTHQPVEHLAALRTIPGLDVVRPADANETVAVWSTILQRHHRPAALALSRQNLPVFPRDGEYAPASDAAKGAYILLDSPADLHHATPDVILVATGSEVQLAVAARAALAEEGIAARVVSMPCREWFEEQDQAYRDSVIPPHVRARVAIEAAVAFGWRDIVGDAGRIVSLEHFGASASYSELYDRFGITAVAAVEAARESIQAAQHEGGVPVFARPTGPVLPDTTH; encoded by the coding sequence GTGACCCACAGCCCCCACGCATCTGAACCGACGCTCGACTGGTCGGAGTTGGACGACCGCGCCGTCAACACCGCGCGGTTGCTGGCGGCCGACGCCGTCCAGAAGGCCGGTCACGGCCACCCCGGAACCGCGATGAGCCTGGCGCCTGCCGCCTACCTGATCTACCAGAAGCTGATGCGGCACGATCCCGCCGATCCGTCGTGGATCGGGCGCGACCGCTTCGTGCTGTCATGCGGCCACTCGAGCCTCACCCAGTACATCCAGCTGTACCTGGCGGGCTACCCGATGACGCTCGAGGACCTCCAGTCCCTGCGCACCTGGGGCAGTCAGACGCCGGGTCACCCCGAGTACGGCCACACCCCCGGCGTCGAGGTCACCACCGGCCCGCTCGGCCAGGGCGTCGCCAACGCGGTCGGCATGGCCATGGCCGCCCGCCGCGAGCGCGGCCTCTTCGACCCGTTCGCCGGTCCGGGCGAGAGCCCGTTCGACCACGACATCTACGCCATCTGCTCCGACGGCGACCTGCAGGAGGGCGTCTCGGCCGAGGCCTCCTCGCTCGCCGGCCTGCAGCAGCTGGGCAACCTCACCGTCCTGTACGACGACAACAAGATCTCCATCGAGGACGACACCGACGTCGCGTTCACCGAGGACGTCGCGCTGCGCTACGAGGCCTACGGCTGGCACGTCCAGACCGTCGACTGGACCCACGGCGGCGGCGAGTACCGCGAGGACGTCCACGCCCTCGCCGACGCGTTCGCGGCCGCGAAGCGCGTCACCGACCGCCCGAGCCTCATCGTCCTGCGCACGATCATCGCCTGGCCCGCACCGAACGCCCAGAACACCGGCGCCTCGCACGGCTCGGCCCTGGGCGCCGACGAGATCAAGGCCACCAAGAAGCTGCTCGGCTTCGATCCCGAGGTCGACTTCGCCGTCGCCGACGAGGTCCTCGAGCACACCCGCCAGGCCCTGGAGCGCGGCGAGGCGGCGCACGAGGAGTGGCAGACCCGCTTCGACCTCTGGGTCACGGCCAACGGCGAGCGCAAGGCACTGCTCGACCGGATGACCCGCCACGAGCTGCCCGAGGGCTGGGACGCGAACCTCCCGGTCTACGAGCCCAGCGAGAAGGGTGTCGCCACCCGCGTCGCCTCGGGCGACTTCCTCACCGCCGCCGCCGCGACCCTGCCGGAGCTGTGGGGCGGCTCGGCCGACCTGGCCGGCTCGAACAACACGACCCCCAAGGACCAGCCCTCCTTCCTGCCGCCGCAGAACTCGACCAAGAAGTTCACCGGCGACTGGTACGGCCGGGTGCTGCACTTCGGCATCCGCGAGCACGCGATGGGCTCGATCATGAACGGCATCGCGCTGCACGGGCCCACCCGCCCGTACGGCGGCACGTTCCTGGTCTTCAGCGACTACATGCGCCCCGCCGTCCGGCTGGCCGCGCTGCAGGAGCTGCCCGTCACCTACGTCTGGACGCACGACTCGATCGGCCTGGGCGAGGACGGACCGACGCACCAGCCGGTCGAGCACCTCGCCGCCCTGCGCACGATCCCCGGCCTCGACGTCGTCCGCCCCGCGGACGCCAACGAGACCGTGGCCGTCTGGTCGACGATCCTGCAGCGCCACCACCGACCCGCCGCCCTGGCGCTGAGCCGGCAGAACCTGCCGGTCTTCCCCCGCGACGGCGAGTACGCCCCGGCGTCCGACGCCGCCAAGGGCGCCTACATCCTGCTCGACTCCCCCGCCGACCTGCACCACGCGACGCCCGACGTCATCCTCGTGGCCACGGGCTCGGAAGTGCAGCTGGCCGTGGCCGCGCGAGCAGCCCTGGCCGAGGAGGGCATCGCGGCGCGCGTCGTCTCGATGCCGTGTCGCGAATGGTTCGAGGAGCAGGACCAGGCGTACCGCGACAGCGTGATCCCGCCGCACGTGCGCGCTCGCGTCGCCATCGAGGCGGCCGTGGCGTTCGGCTGGCGCGACATCGTCGGCGATGCCGGACGCATCGTCTCGCTGGAGCACTTCGGCGCCTCGGCGTCGTACTCCGAGCTGTACGACCGCTTCGGCATCACCGCCGTCGCGGCGGTCGAGGCGGCCCGCGAGTCCATCCAGGCGGCGCAGCACGAGGGCGGAGTCCCCGTGTTCGCCCGGCCCACGGGACCGGTGCTCCCCGACACCACCCACTGA
- the tal gene encoding transaldolase — MTERLKALSDAGVSIWLDDLSRERIETGNLAELVTDRSVVGVTTNPTIFASALSKGERYEKQVAELKAAGADVDATVFALTTTDVRDACDVLRPVYDATDGFDGRVSIEVEPGLARDTDGTVAMAEKLWNEIDRPNVMIKIPATREGLPAIAAAIAKGISVNVTLIFSLERYRGVMDAYLYGLEQAAAEGRDLSKIHSVASFFISRVDAEVDGRLPEDSPLRGKAALANAQLAYATFQEIFGSDRAQALLAKGAHPQRPLWASTGVKDPAYSDTLYVTELVVDGTVNTMPEKTLEAFADHGEVKGDTVTGRGDEAQRVWDELEAQGITYDQVVEGLETEGLKKFDDSWTELLETVRAELDKA, encoded by the coding sequence ATGACCGAACGACTGAAGGCTCTCAGCGACGCGGGGGTGTCGATCTGGCTCGACGACCTCTCGCGCGAGCGGATCGAGACCGGCAACCTGGCCGAGCTGGTGACGGATCGTTCCGTCGTCGGGGTCACCACGAACCCGACGATCTTCGCCTCGGCCCTCTCCAAGGGCGAGCGCTACGAGAAGCAGGTCGCCGAGCTGAAGGCGGCCGGCGCCGACGTCGACGCCACGGTCTTCGCCCTGACCACCACGGACGTCCGTGACGCGTGCGACGTCCTGCGCCCCGTCTACGACGCCACGGACGGCTTCGACGGCCGGGTCTCGATCGAGGTGGAGCCGGGCCTGGCCCGGGACACGGACGGCACGGTCGCGATGGCCGAGAAGCTGTGGAACGAGATCGACCGCCCCAACGTGATGATCAAGATCCCCGCCACGCGCGAGGGTCTGCCCGCGATCGCCGCGGCCATCGCCAAGGGCATCAGCGTGAACGTGACGCTGATCTTCTCCCTGGAGCGCTACCGCGGCGTCATGGACGCCTACCTCTACGGCCTCGAGCAGGCGGCGGCCGAGGGTCGCGACCTGTCGAAGATCCACTCGGTCGCGTCGTTCTTCATCAGCCGCGTCGATGCCGAGGTCGACGGGCGACTCCCCGAGGACAGCCCGCTGCGCGGCAAGGCCGCCCTGGCGAACGCCCAGTTGGCCTACGCGACCTTCCAGGAGATCTTCGGCTCGGACCGGGCGCAGGCCCTGCTGGCGAAGGGCGCCCACCCGCAGCGGCCGCTGTGGGCCTCCACCGGAGTCAAGGACCCGGCCTACTCCGACACCCTCTACGTCACCGAGCTGGTCGTGGACGGCACCGTGAACACGATGCCCGAGAAGACGCTCGAGGCGTTCGCCGACCACGGCGAGGTCAAGGGCGACACGGTCACCGGCCGCGGCGACGAGGCGCAGCGCGTCTGGGACGAGCTGGAGGCGCAAGGCATCACCTACGACCAGGTCGTCGAGGGTCTCGAGACCGAAGGGCTCAAGAAGTTCGACGACTCGTGGACCGAGTTGCTCGAGACCGTCCGCGCCGAGCTCGACAAGGCCTGA